A genomic window from Candidatus Denitrolinea symbiosum includes:
- a CDS encoding metallophosphoesterase: MTPARRSEMKILAVTDEAVERLYHLAASGHFADVGLILSCGDLPYPYLENLVTLLTVPLLYVPGNHDPEYNPNVTASRAEGCENVDGRVVRVRGLTVAGLGGSPRYRPQGVNQYSQSEMTLRAWRLAAVLAWNRPRFGPLDVLITHSPPFHIQDEDSQAHRGLRAINWLIGWAKPRYHLHGHVHFQRRNLAPSATQVGPTSVVNVFPYQVIEI; the protein is encoded by the coding sequence GTGACCCCGGCGCGCCGCAGCGAGATGAAGATCCTGGCTGTCACCGACGAGGCCGTCGAGCGGCTCTACCATCTGGCCGCGAGCGGTCACTTCGCGGACGTGGGACTGATCCTCTCCTGCGGCGACCTGCCCTATCCCTACCTCGAAAACCTCGTCACCCTGCTCACCGTGCCGCTGCTGTACGTCCCCGGCAACCACGACCCCGAATACAACCCGAACGTGACCGCCTCGCGCGCCGAGGGCTGCGAAAACGTGGACGGACGCGTCGTCCGCGTGCGCGGGTTGACGGTGGCCGGGCTGGGGGGAAGTCCGCGCTACCGTCCGCAGGGTGTGAACCAGTACAGCCAGTCCGAAATGACGCTCCGCGCCTGGAGGCTGGCCGCCGTCCTCGCCTGGAATCGCCCGCGCTTCGGCCCGCTCGACGTCCTCATCACCCACTCGCCTCCCTTCCACATTCAGGATGAAGACTCACAGGCGCACCGCGGCCTGCGCGCCATCAACTGGCTGATCGGCTGGGCGAAACCGCGTTACCACCTGCACGGACACGTCCACTTCCAGCGCCGCAACCTGGCCCCGTCCGCCACGCAGGTTGGACCGACCTCCGTCGTCAACGTCTTTCCCTATCAAGTAATTGAGATTTAA
- a CDS encoding dihydrodipicolinate synthase family, which produces MTRRPLDGVYAAALTPLVADASSPDLEAVAPYLAFLASRGCHGALIFGTTGEGPSFSPAERIAVWQTAVRVREQFPNFRLLAGTGTPSLVESVELTRAAFDFGYDGVVALPPYYFRKATDEGLFRWFGELIQKAVPNDGYLLGYHIPGMTGIGFSLDLLARLKDAFPVQFAGIKDSSHDPDFARALGQRFGADLAVFTGTDSDFTLALENRAAGCITAPANLISPDLREIYDSFQEPGFLEKPGSSRAQERVTRQRHILEKYPPFPPALKALVHRLHGFPRWPVRPPLENLQPESESALLREFSA; this is translated from the coding sequence GTGACTCGACGCCCTCTCGACGGAGTCTACGCCGCCGCGTTGACTCCCCTCGTTGCCGACGCCTCCTCTCCTGACCTCGAAGCGGTCGCGCCCTACCTGGCCTTTCTCGCCTCCCGAGGCTGTCACGGCGCGCTGATCTTCGGGACGACGGGCGAGGGGCCGAGCTTTTCTCCCGCCGAGAGAATCGCGGTTTGGCAAACCGCCGTACGCGTCCGCGAACAATTTCCCAACTTCCGCCTCCTCGCAGGGACAGGGACTCCCAGCCTCGTCGAATCCGTCGAACTCACCCGCGCCGCCTTCGACTTTGGCTATGACGGCGTCGTCGCGCTCCCGCCGTACTACTTCCGCAAAGCCACGGACGAGGGCCTCTTCCGCTGGTTCGGCGAACTCATCCAAAAAGCCGTCCCCAACGACGGTTATCTGCTCGGCTATCACATTCCGGGCATGACGGGGATCGGATTCTCGCTCGACCTGCTCGCGCGTCTCAAAGACGCCTTCCCCGTCCAATTCGCGGGCATCAAAGATTCCTCGCACGACCCCGACTTCGCCCGCGCCCTCGGTCAACGCTTCGGCGCCGACCTCGCTGTCTTCACCGGGACCGATTCCGATTTCACGCTCGCGCTCGAAAACCGCGCCGCGGGCTGCATCACCGCGCCCGCCAATCTCATTTCCCCCGACCTGCGCGAAATTTACGATTCATTTCAGGAACCAGGTTTCTTAGAGAAACCTGGTTCCTCCCGCGCGCAGGAACGCGTCACGCGTCAACGCCATATCCTCGAAAAATATCCGCCCTTCCCGCCCGCGCTCAAAGCCCTCGTCCACCGCCTGCACGGATTCCCGCGCTGGCCCGTCCGCCCGCCGCTGGAGAATCTTCAGCCCGAATCCGAATCCGCCCTTCTGCGCGAATTCTCCGCCTGA
- a CDS encoding type III pantothenate kinase: MKNVPQGAFFVSASGPQKGIIFESLPPRYDRNQVSLRNLVSVSVYTCLMLLAIDLGNTNLTIGLYEGETLVHHWRLATEDARMPDEYGLQLLGLLTHADKTPADLTGICLASVVPPLTTRIAQACREYLKREPLIVDAGVRTGIRIRYDDPKAVGADRVADAVAVHALYGGPACVVDFGTATTFNAVTADGQYLGGAITAGINLAADALFTHTAKLARIDIQRPPSVIGRNTVHAMQSGLLFGYVSMVEGMVSRFRAELGKEMKVIATGGLAETVAKETNVIDVIAPWLTLDGLRIIWEMNQTR; this comes from the coding sequence ATGAAGAACGTGCCGCAAGGCGCGTTTTTCGTTTCAGCCTCGGGTCCCCAAAAGGGGATAATATTCGAATCCCTCCCTCCCCGCTACGACAGAAACCAGGTTTCTTTGAGAAACCTGGTTTCTGTTTCCGTGTATACTTGCCTCATGCTTCTCGCCATTGACCTCGGCAACACCAACCTGACCATCGGCCTCTACGAAGGCGAAACGCTCGTCCATCACTGGCGGCTCGCCACCGAGGACGCGCGCATGCCCGACGAGTACGGGCTGCAGCTGCTCGGCCTGCTCACCCACGCGGATAAGACGCCCGCCGACCTGACGGGGATCTGCCTCGCCTCGGTCGTCCCGCCGCTGACGACGCGCATCGCGCAGGCCTGCCGCGAATATCTCAAGCGTGAACCGCTCATCGTGGACGCGGGCGTTCGCACGGGAATCAGGATCCGCTACGACGATCCCAAAGCGGTCGGCGCGGACCGTGTGGCGGACGCGGTCGCCGTCCACGCGCTCTACGGCGGCCCCGCCTGCGTGGTGGACTTCGGCACCGCGACAACGTTCAACGCCGTCACCGCGGACGGTCAATATCTCGGCGGCGCCATCACCGCGGGGATCAACCTCGCCGCCGACGCGCTTTTCACGCACACCGCCAAACTCGCCCGCATTGACATCCAACGCCCGCCCTCGGTCATCGGACGTAACACCGTCCACGCCATGCAATCGGGATTGTTGTTCGGCTACGTTTCGATGGTCGAAGGGATGGTGTCGCGCTTCCGCGCCGAACTCGGCAAGGAGATGAAAGTCATCGCCACGGGCGGACTTGCCGAAACTGTCGCGAAAGAGACGAACGTGATCGACGTCATCGCCCCGTGGCTCACCCTCGACGGCCTGAGGATCATCTGGGAAATGAACCAGACCCGTTGA
- a CDS encoding lipoate-protein ligase A — MNWRLLLTPPAPGAWNMAVDEAILESIGRGASLPTLRLYAWTPACLSLGVAQPFADVDAARLRARGWDAVRRITGGRAILHTDELTYSVIGPAENPILAGSVLESYSRIAKALLRAVQDLGMSVEMKEKDDVGQVTNLSRSNPVCFEVPSTYEITVDGKKLIGSAQARRKDGVLQHGSLPLVGDLTRITDALTFADESARADAATRLLARAATVESALGRAATWDDAARAMVRAFEAELGIQFERGDLSPVESTRAEALVREKYGNPEWTERV, encoded by the coding sequence ATGAACTGGCGACTCCTCCTCACCCCTCCCGCGCCCGGCGCGTGGAACATGGCTGTAGACGAAGCCATCCTCGAATCCATCGGACGCGGCGCGTCGCTCCCGACCCTGCGCCTCTACGCGTGGACCCCCGCCTGTCTCTCGCTCGGGGTCGCCCAACCCTTCGCGGACGTGGACGCGGCGCGCCTGCGCGCCCGCGGCTGGGACGCGGTGCGGCGCATCACGGGCGGCCGCGCCATCCTCCACACCGACGAGTTGACGTACTCCGTCATCGGCCCCGCGGAGAATCCCATCCTGGCGGGGAGCGTGCTCGAATCCTACAGCCGCATCGCGAAAGCCCTGCTCCGCGCCGTGCAGGATCTGGGAATGTCCGTCGAAATGAAAGAGAAAGATGATGTAGGACAAGTTACTAACTTGTCCAGGAGCAACCCCGTCTGCTTTGAAGTCCCCTCGACGTACGAGATCACCGTGGACGGAAAAAAGTTGATCGGCTCGGCGCAGGCTCGCAGAAAAGACGGCGTCCTCCAACACGGATCGCTGCCCCTTGTCGGCGACCTGACGCGCATCACCGACGCGCTGACCTTCGCGGACGAGTCCGCGCGCGCGGACGCGGCGACGCGTCTCCTTGCCCGCGCCGCCACAGTGGAATCCGCTTTGGGACGCGCTGCAACTTGGGACGACGCGGCCCGCGCCATGGTCCGCGCGTTCGAAGCGGAGTTGGGAATCCAGTTCGAGCGCGGAGACCTGTCGCCCGTCGAGTCGACGCGGGCGGAGGCGTTGGTCCGCGAGAAATATGGAAATCCAGAGTGGACGGAGAGGGTGTGA
- a CDS encoding DNA gyrase subunit A: MELGLVRKIDIDHEMQQAYLDYAMSVIVARALPDARDGMKPVQRRILYAMYDMGIRADTPYKKSARIVGEVLGKYHPHGDSSVYEAMARLAQDFSMRTMLVDGQGNFGSVDGDPPAAMRYTEARLAAPALDILADINKNTVDFVANFDDTLTEPSVLPAAIPNLLVNGATGIAVGMATSIPPHNLGEIVDACVYMLDRWEKLDDIDVEQLMEFVLGPDFPTGGVIIQEKGDEGIESAYGSGRGRITVQAKAHVEEMERGKSRIIVTELPYTVNKSSLIERIAELARDGHFEGLSDLRDESDRRGMRIVLELTKNADPEVILRDLYKRTPMQTTFSINLLALVDGEPRTLTLKQALRVYLEHRLTVIKRRAQFDLDKAEARQHILEGYLTALKNLDEIIHLIRNAADVETARAKLMKRYKLTELQANAILDMQLRRLAALERKKIETEYKEVSALIKDLKALLKSQKLMRGAVAEELLKVKSAYADRRRTQIVNLKKGKAAKMLTATDLLPDQMVWVGVTADGLIARTHDDKQPKHSGRDAPRWLARASTSDTLYLAAENGRCAAVALHVIPEAEKLSDGAPYHKVSPLEEDDALTAMFALPARKSEFPEETCVVTMTRFGMIKKSLVSELPGPSAQAFTLVKVNEEDRLGWVGLTDGKKKEILLVTSGGMAIRFKEEDVRPMGLVAAGVNGIKLDEQDEVVGAEILPAEGEIFLLASDGKAKRVSEKEFPAQGRYGKGVRAWDLPKKVTLVGAVSGKPNHLATVVLEKGAPKSTRLDAAAVRKRAASKGDVIVEMKKDEAILSVSVAWTAERFVKREEERKQKAEGGKRKAEGGKRKATAKSAKGKKK, encoded by the coding sequence ATGGAACTCGGCCTCGTCCGCAAAATAGACATTGACCACGAGATGCAGCAAGCCTACCTCGATTACGCCATGAGCGTCATCGTGGCGCGCGCCCTGCCCGACGCCCGCGACGGCATGAAGCCCGTGCAGCGGCGCATCCTGTACGCCATGTACGACATGGGCATCCGCGCCGACACGCCCTACAAAAAATCCGCCCGCATCGTCGGCGAAGTGCTGGGCAAATACCACCCGCACGGCGACTCGTCCGTGTACGAGGCCATGGCGCGTCTCGCGCAGGACTTCTCCATGCGCACCATGCTCGTGGACGGACAGGGCAACTTCGGCTCGGTGGACGGCGACCCGCCCGCGGCCATGCGCTACACCGAGGCGCGTCTCGCCGCTCCCGCCCTGGACATTCTGGCGGACATCAACAAAAACACGGTGGACTTCGTCGCCAACTTCGACGACACGCTGACCGAGCCGTCCGTCCTCCCCGCCGCGATCCCGAACCTGCTGGTCAACGGCGCGACGGGCATCGCCGTCGGCATGGCCACCTCCATCCCGCCGCACAACCTCGGCGAGATCGTGGACGCCTGCGTCTACATGCTCGACCGCTGGGAAAAACTCGACGACATAGACGTCGAGCAGTTGATGGAATTCGTGCTGGGTCCCGACTTCCCGACGGGCGGCGTCATCATCCAGGAGAAAGGCGACGAGGGCATCGAGTCCGCCTACGGCTCTGGGCGCGGACGGATCACGGTCCAGGCGAAGGCGCACGTCGAGGAGATGGAACGCGGCAAGAGCCGCATCATCGTCACCGAACTGCCGTACACCGTCAACAAGTCCAGCCTGATCGAACGCATCGCTGAACTGGCGCGCGACGGTCACTTCGAGGGACTCTCCGACCTGCGCGACGAGTCCGACCGACGCGGGATGCGCATCGTCCTCGAACTGACGAAGAACGCCGACCCCGAGGTCATCCTGCGCGACCTCTACAAACGCACGCCGATGCAGACCACCTTCAGCATCAACCTGCTGGCGCTCGTGGACGGCGAGCCGCGCACGCTCACGCTCAAACAGGCGCTGCGCGTCTACCTCGAACACCGCCTGACGGTCATCAAGCGGCGCGCCCAGTTCGATTTGGACAAAGCCGAAGCGCGGCAGCACATCCTCGAGGGATACCTGACCGCGTTGAAGAACCTCGACGAGATCATCCACCTCATCCGCAACGCCGCGGACGTGGAGACGGCGCGCGCCAAACTGATGAAGCGCTACAAGCTGACGGAGTTGCAGGCCAACGCCATCCTCGACATGCAGCTGCGCCGTCTCGCCGCGCTGGAACGGAAGAAGATCGAGACCGAATACAAGGAAGTGTCCGCGCTCATCAAGGATTTGAAGGCGCTGTTGAAATCCCAAAAGCTGATGCGCGGCGCGGTGGCGGAGGAACTGCTGAAAGTGAAATCCGCCTACGCCGACCGCCGTCGCACGCAGATCGTGAACCTGAAAAAAGGCAAAGCCGCCAAAATGCTGACCGCCACCGACCTCCTGCCCGACCAGATGGTCTGGGTGGGCGTCACCGCGGACGGGTTGATCGCGCGCACGCACGACGACAAACAGCCCAAACACTCGGGCCGCGACGCGCCGCGCTGGCTGGCGAGAGCCTCCACCTCCGACACGCTCTACCTCGCCGCGGAAAACGGACGGTGCGCGGCGGTGGCGCTGCACGTCATCCCCGAAGCGGAGAAACTGAGCGACGGCGCGCCGTATCACAAAGTCTCGCCGCTGGAGGAGGACGACGCGCTGACCGCCATGTTCGCGCTGCCCGCCCGCAAGAGCGAGTTCCCCGAAGAGACCTGCGTGGTCACGATGACACGCTTCGGCATGATCAAGAAGAGCCTCGTCAGCGAACTGCCTGGTCCCTCCGCGCAGGCGTTCACGCTGGTCAAAGTCAACGAAGAAGACCGCCTCGGCTGGGTGGGTCTCACCGATGGAAAGAAGAAGGAGATCCTGCTCGTCACCTCGGGCGGGATGGCGATCCGCTTCAAGGAGGAGGACGTCCGCCCGATGGGACTCGTCGCCGCGGGCGTGAACGGCATCAAACTGGATGAACAGGACGAAGTCGTCGGCGCGGAAATTCTGCCCGCGGAGGGCGAGATCTTCCTGCTGGCGTCGGACGGGAAAGCCAAACGCGTCAGCGAGAAGGAATTCCCCGCGCAGGGACGCTACGGCAAGGGCGTCCGCGCCTGGGATTTGCCGAAAAAGGTGACGCTCGTCGGCGCGGTGAGCGGCAAGCCGAACCACCTGGCGACGGTGGTACTGGAGAAGGGCGCGCCCAAGTCCACGCGGCTGGACGCGGCCGCCGTCCGTAAACGCGCCGCGTCGAAAGGCGACGTCATCGTCGAGATGAAGAAGGACGAGGCGATCCTGTCCGTGTCTGTGGCGTGGACGGCGGAGCGGTTCGTAAAGAGAGAAGAGGAGCGAAAGCAGAAGGCGGAAGGCGGGAAGCGGAAAGCAGAAGGCGGGAAGCGGAAGGCGACTGCGAAATCCGCGAAGGGGAAGAAGAAGTAG
- a CDS encoding tRNA (N6-isopentenyl adenosine(37)-C2)-methylthiotransferase MiaB has product MKKYHLWTEGCQMNVADSQRVGSSLEHLGYAFTDKAEEADVIVMNTCVVRQSAEDRALGRLGSFKPLKEKNPNLVINLMGCMVGVRGAEKLRAKLPFVDVFSPPSDPGPLISFLSQGEIRAIEADETARRFGLMDGDLILPEHERGKTVSVHVPVVYGCSHACTFCIIPYRRGAERSRPVDDIIGEIRSLAAQGVKEVTLLGQIVDRYGKDVPDGPNLAALLRVVHEVEGIERIRFLTSHPNYFTEDLMDAVAALPKVMPHIEVPIQAGDDEVLANMRRGYTQQDYRDLVAKIRAKIPDCSIATDIIVGFPGETEAQFMETFRVLSDLRLDVAHLARYSSREGTVATRSMADDIPEEEKMRRFRLLEDLQEQIVGEINQKYLGEKVDVLFEDKTKGRWRGRTPTNKLVFVESDEDLRGRIESVKVTWAGPWSMQATLERRPELISL; this is encoded by the coding sequence ATGAAAAAATATCACCTCTGGACCGAAGGCTGCCAGATGAACGTGGCCGACTCGCAACGCGTCGGCTCGTCGCTGGAGCATCTCGGCTACGCCTTTACCGATAAAGCCGAAGAAGCCGACGTGATCGTGATGAACACCTGCGTGGTGCGTCAGTCCGCTGAAGACAGGGCGCTCGGACGCCTGGGCTCCTTCAAACCGCTCAAGGAAAAGAATCCCAACCTCGTCATCAACCTGATGGGATGTATGGTCGGCGTGCGCGGCGCGGAGAAACTGCGCGCCAAACTTCCCTTCGTGGACGTCTTCTCGCCTCCCTCCGACCCCGGGCCGTTGATCTCCTTCCTGAGTCAGGGCGAGATCCGCGCCATCGAAGCCGACGAGACCGCGCGCCGTTTCGGCCTCATGGACGGCGACCTCATCCTCCCCGAACACGAACGCGGCAAGACCGTCAGCGTGCATGTGCCGGTCGTTTACGGATGCTCGCACGCCTGCACGTTCTGCATCATCCCCTATCGCCGCGGCGCGGAGCGCAGCCGTCCCGTGGACGACATCATCGGCGAGATCCGCTCGCTGGCCGCGCAGGGCGTCAAGGAAGTGACCCTCCTCGGTCAGATCGTGGACCGCTACGGCAAGGACGTCCCCGATGGCCCCAACCTCGCCGCGCTGCTGCGCGTCGTCCACGAAGTCGAGGGCATCGAGCGCATCCGCTTCCTCACCTCGCATCCCAACTACTTCACCGAAGACCTGATGGACGCGGTCGCCGCGCTGCCCAAAGTCATGCCGCACATTGAAGTTCCCATCCAGGCGGGCGACGATGAAGTGCTGGCGAACATGCGCCGCGGCTACACTCAACAGGATTACCGCGACCTCGTCGCGAAAATCCGCGCGAAGATTCCCGACTGCTCCATCGCCACCGACATCATCGTCGGATTCCCCGGCGAGACCGAGGCGCAGTTCATGGAGACTTTCCGCGTCCTCTCCGACCTTCGGCTGGACGTGGCCCACCTGGCGCGTTACTCCTCCCGCGAGGGGACCGTCGCCACGCGCTCGATGGCGGACGACATCCCCGAAGAGGAGAAGATGCGCCGCTTCCGCCTGCTCGAAGACTTGCAGGAGCAGATCGTCGGCGAGATCAACCAGAAATACCTCGGCGAGAAAGTGGACGTGCTGTTCGAGGACAAGACGAAGGGACGCTGGCGCGGCCGCACGCCGACCAACAAACTCGTCTTCGTGGAGTCGGACGAGGACTTGCGCGGCCGAATCGAATCTGTCAAAGTGACGTGGGCGGGACCCTGGTCTATGCAGGCGACGCTGGAGCGCCGTCCCGAATTGATTTCGTTGTAA